From the bacterium genome, one window contains:
- the trpA gene encoding tryptophan synthase subunit alpha yields the protein MIPATTGNRLTKALADLRARNRRALIPYVMAGDPTPEATVRLAEILVDAGADVIELGVPFSDPIADGPVNQRAGLRAMAHGMSLRPALDLVARLRERMTVPLVFMTYYNLILRIGLHRFCRHAAGAGLDGLIVADLPPEEGGELGAASRQEDLATIFLLAPTSTEQRIRAVAAASTGFVYCVSRTGVTGVRDELPEGVRELVLRIREQTDTPICVGFGLSRPEQVREVASVADGVIVGSALVQMIEEAPDALDRVGMFVRTLRSAIDDR from the coding sequence GTGATCCCCGCGACGACCGGCAATCGCCTGACGAAGGCGCTGGCGGACCTGCGGGCGCGCAACCGGCGCGCGCTGATCCCGTATGTGATGGCCGGAGACCCCACGCCGGAGGCAACCGTGCGCCTCGCGGAGATCCTGGTTGACGCGGGCGCCGACGTCATCGAGCTGGGCGTGCCCTTCAGCGACCCCATCGCCGACGGTCCGGTCAACCAGCGCGCCGGGCTCCGGGCAATGGCGCACGGCATGAGCCTCCGGCCCGCGTTGGACCTGGTGGCGCGCCTGCGCGAGCGCATGACGGTCCCGCTCGTCTTTATGACCTATTACAACCTGATCCTTCGGATCGGCCTTCACCGGTTTTGCCGCCACGCCGCCGGTGCCGGGCTGGACGGGCTGATTGTCGCGGATCTCCCGCCCGAGGAGGGAGGCGAGCTCGGAGCCGCTTCCCGGCAGGAGGATCTGGCCACCATCTTCCTGCTCGCGCCGACCAGCACGGAGCAGCGGATCCGGGCCGTCGCCGCGGCGTCAACGGGGTTTGTCTATTGCGTCTCGAGAACCGGTGTCACCGGTGTGCGGGACGAGCTGCCCGAGGGCGTGCGGGAGCTGGTCCTGCGGATCCGGGAGCAGACGGACACGCCCATCTGCGTGGGGTTCGGCCTGAGCCGGCCCGAGCAGGTGCGCGAGGTCGCCTCGGTCGCCGACGGCGTCATCGTCGGCAGCGCCCTCGTGCAGATGATCGAGGAGGCGCCGGACGCCCTCGACCGCGTCGGGATGTTCGTGCGCACACTGAGGTCGGCGATCGACGATCGGTGA
- a CDS encoding phosphoribosylanthranilate isomerase encodes MVRVKICGIKRLEDALAAVDAGADAIGLNFWRPGRRYVTPETARVIARAIPPFVARVGVFVDEDPETIHEIAALCGLDALQLHGSETPEFCRQFDRPVIKGVKVRGAQSVDGLARYQVAAFLLDADVPGEMGGTGRRFDWALAVRAKEAGPVILSGGLTPENVADAIRTATPYAVDVASGVETDGHKDPAKIRAFVAQVQQWNNAEVRR; translated from the coding sequence ATGGTGCGCGTCAAGATCTGCGGGATCAAGCGGCTCGAGGACGCCCTGGCTGCGGTGGACGCCGGGGCCGATGCGATCGGGCTGAACTTCTGGCGTCCCGGCCGCCGGTACGTGACGCCCGAGACCGCCCGCGTGATCGCACGCGCGATCCCGCCCTTCGTCGCCCGGGTCGGGGTGTTCGTGGATGAGGACCCCGAGACGATTCATGAGATCGCCGCGCTCTGCGGCCTGGACGCGCTGCAGCTGCACGGGTCCGAGACCCCGGAGTTCTGCCGGCAGTTCGACCGGCCGGTGATCAAGGGCGTCAAGGTCCGCGGCGCACAGAGCGTCGACGGGCTCGCCCGATACCAGGTGGCCGCGTTTCTGCTGGACGCAGACGTGCCCGGCGAGATGGGCGGGACCGGCCGGCGATTTGATTGGGCCCTCGCCGTCCGTGCCAAGGAGGCGGGGCCCGTGATTCTGTCCGGAGGGCTCACGCCCGAGAATGTGGCCGACGCGATTCGGACCGCGACCCCCTACGCGGTGGATGTGGCGAGCGGGGTCGAGACCGACGGGCATAAGGACCCGGCGAAGATCAGGGCGTTCGTGGCTCAAGTACAGCAATGGAATAACGCGGAGGTGCGGCGATGA
- the trpB gene encoding tryptophan synthase subunit beta has product MTVQPHTEVRSRGRFGAYGGRYVPETLIPVLDELEAAYTAAVRDPAFIAEMNRYLKTFCGRPTPLYFARRLTERCGGARIYLKREDLLHTGAHKINNTIGQVLLAVRMGKRRIIAETGAGMHGVATATAAAAFGLPCDVYMGTEDIERVALNVLRMNLLGARVIPVDSGSRTLKDAINEALRDWVTNVATTLYVIGSVVGPHPYPTLVRDFQSVIGREARAQALEAEGRLPDCVVACVGGGSNAMGLFHPFKDDPGVAMVGVEAGGLGLASQQHAATLCAGSPGVLHGAMSYLLQDADGQVLPTHSVSAGLDYPGVGPEHAYFKDMGRARYVSVTDTEALEGFHLLCRTEGIIPALEPAHAVAYLRELAPQLGRDRVIVLGLSGRGDKDVDTVRKMGPQP; this is encoded by the coding sequence ATGACCGTCCAGCCCCACACAGAGGTGCGTTCCCGGGGGCGGTTCGGCGCATATGGAGGGCGGTACGTGCCGGAGACGCTGATCCCGGTCCTCGACGAACTGGAGGCCGCGTACACCGCGGCGGTCCGCGATCCTGCGTTCATCGCCGAAATGAACCGGTATCTTAAAACCTTCTGCGGCCGGCCGACTCCCCTGTATTTCGCGCGGCGGCTGACCGAGAGGTGCGGCGGCGCACGGATCTACCTGAAGCGCGAGGATCTCCTCCACACCGGGGCGCACAAGATCAACAACACAATCGGTCAGGTGCTCCTGGCGGTGCGCATGGGGAAGCGCCGGATCATCGCGGAGACCGGGGCGGGCATGCACGGCGTAGCCACGGCTACGGCCGCAGCGGCATTTGGCCTCCCCTGCGACGTATACATGGGCACCGAGGACATAGAGCGTGTGGCCCTCAACGTGCTTCGGATGAACCTCCTGGGGGCCCGCGTCATCCCGGTCGACTCGGGCAGCCGGACGCTCAAGGACGCCATCAATGAGGCGCTGCGGGACTGGGTGACCAACGTGGCGACCACCCTGTATGTCATCGGCTCGGTGGTGGGCCCGCATCCATATCCCACGCTCGTCCGTGATTTCCAGTCGGTGATCGGCCGCGAGGCGCGGGCGCAGGCGCTCGAGGCGGAGGGCCGGCTGCCGGACTGTGTGGTTGCCTGCGTCGGAGGGGGGAGCAACGCGATGGGGCTCTTCCATCCATTTAAAGATGACCCCGGCGTGGCGATGGTCGGCGTCGAGGCCGGCGGGCTGGGGCTCGCCTCGCAGCAGCATGCCGCCACCCTGTGCGCGGGAAGCCCGGGGGTGCTGCACGGGGCGATGAGTTATCTCCTCCAAGACGCCGACGGCCAGGTGCTGCCTACGCACTCGGTCTCCGCCGGACTCGACTATCCGGGCGTCGGCCCCGAGCACGCCTACTTCAAGGACATGGGGCGCGCCCGGTACGTCTCAGTCACCGATACCGAGGCGCTCGAGGGATTTCACCTGCTCTGCCGCACGGAGGGGATCATCCCGGCGCTCGAGCCCGCCCACGCGGTGGCCTATCTCCGCGAGCTTGCGCCGCAGTTGGGCCGGGACCGGGTCATCGTGCTCGGTCTCAGCGGCCGCGGTGACAAGGATGTCGACACGGTCAGGAAGATGGGCCCTCAACCGTGA